The following is a genomic window from Nguyenibacter vanlangensis.
CGGGCCGACATCGTGCTGCTCGATGACGACCGGCAGGTCCGCAACACCTGGTACGGCGGCGCCCTGCTGGTCGAGGACCGCAAGGTCACGCCCATCCTGGACCGGCAACTTTCCCACGGGCGCTATCGCTATCCCCCGGCGGCCTACCGGACGATGCGCCTGGGTCCGCTCGCCGACCTCACGCCGCCCCTGCCGCGCGACCCCGTCACCGCCAACGTCATCCGGATCGGCCGGCCCGGCGACATCGCCCTACTGCACGAACGGATCGACCTGGCGCCGGCCCCGGACTGGCGGACCCATCTCGATGCCCATGATCTCTGTTTCGTCACCGTGCTGGAACGCCACGGCCGGCACGGCCACGCGGCGCACGGGCTGCTCCAGGGGTTCGGCCTGACCGACGGCGCGGTGGCCAGCAGCGTGGGGCACGACGCGCACAACGTCATCGTCGCCGGCCGCGACCCGGCGGACATGCGCCTCGCGGTCGAAACCATCCGCGACGCGGGCGGCGGCGTGGTCGTGGTGGCGCAGGGGCGGGTCCAGGCCCTGGTGAAGCTGCCCGTCGCGGGCCTGCTGTCGGACGAACGCGCCACCGTGGTGGCCGAACAGACACGGCGGCTGAAACAGGCGTGGAGCGCCCTGGGCTGCCGCATGCCCTATATGGGCTTCAACCTGATCCCGCTCTCCGTCGTGCCGGATATCCGCCTGACCGATCGCGGCCTGATCACCGTGCCGGCCATGCGGCAGGTCCCGCTCTTCGAGACGGCCTGACCCCCGCCGCCGGTTTGGGGCGGCGCGCGCGGCCCGTCGCCGAAACGGCAACAGCCCGTGCGCGTCTTTGTGTTGGATTTTCCGTTACGTATCCGTCATTTTCTGCCCGCCGCGCCCAGGCGTGCAACTATGCCGCGCTCACCCATGACGCGCGCAATCACGACGAAAGAATAGTCCGAAGCATGTTCCAGACCGCACCGCCGCCCGACCGCCCCCGCCGCCTCCCGCTCGTCCTTGGCGCCCTGTTGCTCGCCGCGACGGCGGGCGCCGCCCGGGCCGAACCCCGCAAGGTGATCCTCGATGATGACGGATTCAGCCTGGCGCAATGGCTGGTCATCAAGGCCCCCGAGACGCAGGTGCTCGGCGTCGCCACCGTCAGCGGCGACGTCTGGCAGAAAGAGGCCACCGCCAACGCCCTGCGCGGCGTCGAAATCGCCGGCCGCCCCGACATCCCGGTCGTGCCCGGGGCCACCGACCCGCTGCTGAATTCCGAGGCTCTGACCGAACGGTGGGAAAGCCTCTACGGCAAGCTGGTCTGGAAAGGCGCCTGGATGAAGCACTGGGTCGAACCGACCACCCAGGCCCTGCCGCCCTATCACGGGCCGGACGTCGTGCCCGACCTGCCGCTCGGCAATCCCGTGAAACAGCCCTCGGCCGAACGCGCCGCCGATTTCATGATCCGCATGGTCCATCGCTATCCGGGCCAGGTCAGCATCATCGAAACCGGCCCCTTCACCAACCTCGCGCTCGCCCAGCGTCTGGACCCCGCATTCGCCGGCCTGGCGAAGGAACTGGTCTATATGGGCGGCAGCCTCAACCCCCGCCAGACCCGCACCGATGCCGTCGCCGCGCAGTTCGCGCGCGAATTCGTCAATTCCCCCCGGCGCGAATTCAATATCCGCTTCGACCCCGAGGCCGCCAGCATCGTGCTGCGCGCCCCCTGGCGGCATATCGTCATGGTCCCCGCCGACCCCGCGACCGACACCGAACTCACGCCCGACCTCATCAAACGCCTCGGCGCCGCCGACACGCCGGTCGCCCACGCCCTGCGCACCCGTCCCGCCGGCTTCCCGCTATGGGACGAAATCGCCACCCTCGTCTGGCTCGATCCGTCCCTGATCGTAAAGAAGACCGAATTGTTCATCGACGCCAACAGCCAGTTCGGCCCCGGCTACGGCGACATCCTGTCCTGGACCCCCGGCTACGAACCCGGCCTCGGCGAACGGAAGAACATCGTGGTCCAGAAAGTGGACGTCCCCCGGCTCGAAGCCGAAATGACCACCCTCG
Proteins encoded in this region:
- a CDS encoding nucleoside hydrolase is translated as MFQTAPPPDRPRRLPLVLGALLLAATAGAARAEPRKVILDDDGFSLAQWLVIKAPETQVLGVATVSGDVWQKEATANALRGVEIAGRPDIPVVPGATDPLLNSEALTERWESLYGKLVWKGAWMKHWVEPTTQALPPYHGPDVVPDLPLGNPVKQPSAERAADFMIRMVHRYPGQVSIIETGPFTNLALAQRLDPAFAGLAKELVYMGGSLNPRQTRTDAVAAQFAREFVNSPRREFNIRFDPEAASIVLRAPWRHIVMVPADPATDTELTPDLIKRLGAADTPVAHALRTRPAGFPLWDEIATLVWLDPSLIVKKTELFIDANSQFGPGYGDILSWTPGYEPGLGERKNIVVQKVDVPRLEAEMTTLVARPQPPVSGRPLP